Below is a genomic region from Leptolyngbya iicbica LK.
TGTTGCTGCAGGACGCCGTAGGAGACACCGCGATTGACCCAGGCTTCTTGGTAATCGGGCTTAATGGTGAGAGCTTTGTCGAAGGCAGCGATCGCTTCTTCCCGGCGGCGGAGGCGGCCCAACACCATGCCTCGATTGACCCAGGCTTTGGCATCGTCAGGGTTGAGCATCAGCACTTTGTCGAAAGCTTCCAGCGCCTCTTCGTAGCGTTTCAGCTCTTTCAGGGCTTGGCCTTTTTGGAACTGCGCCGCGATTTGATCGGGAACGAGTTCGAGCACTTGGTCAAAAGCCGCGATCGCTTCCTCCTGGCGGTCTAATCCCACTAGGGCCAGGGCTTGGTTGAGCCAGACTTCGGCATTCTCAGGCTGAATCGTCAGCGCCTCGGTGTATTGTTCCAGCGCAGCCGCGTAGTTTTCGTCGGCGAGATATTGATTCGCCGCTTCGATGCGCTCTTCCGCCGAGAGGAAGAGATTGGGGCGATTGTCTCGCAGGCGCTGTACTAAACCCGAAACGGTTTCAAGCTGCTGCTGTGTCGTCGCCATAAAGCTGTTGGCGACATATTCCGGGGCGAGTTCGCCCAGTCGCCGCATGATGGCTTCTTTTTCCCCTTGGGCTTCGGCTTGCAGGGTAATCAGCCGCTCCTGCACGGTGCGCTTCACCTCTTCGAGGTCGGCAATTACATCGGTGCGACCCGCAGCAATGTCTTTCTGCAACTCGGTCAGTTGGTTGCTAAAGTCAGTCTCAATTTCGGTGAGGCGCTGGCGGGCTTGTTCTTGGCGGGTGGCCGATTCACTTTCGAGGGCGCTGACATGCTCCGTCAGGCGCTGGTCGAAGCCGTCGAGTTTGTCGAGCATGCGATCGCGTCGATCAAAGATTACGTCACGCACTTCGTTCATTTGGCGTCCGACTTCATCTTCCATGCGCACCAGGCTTTCCAGCGCGACGGTGGCGCGATCGCGACTTTCGCCCTGCAACTGTTTCAGCGTCTCAGACAGTTCAGTAGCGGTCTGCTGCACAGATTCCCAGGTAACCGTTTTGTTCTCATCCAGATCAGCCAGCATGTCGCTGAGCTGCCGCCGAAACTCGTCGGCACTGCCGGTCAGTTGGCCTAGGGCATCAGATTTCTGCTCATCCACTTCGTCTTGCAACGCGGTGAAGCGATTGAGAAATTCATCGGCAGATTGCTGCATGTCGGCCAAAATCTGGGCTTTGCCGGCATCAATTTCGCCCTGATAGTTGCTGAATTGGCCCAAAAAGTCGTCGAGCGATCGCCGCAAATCCGACAGAGTGTTGGCACGTTGGGCCAGCACTTCGTCCTTAATCTGGCGAAACTGTTCTTCAAAATCTTGGATGGAGCGCTCCATGGTCTGCAGCGCCAAGTCGCGATGGCCCAGGGTGCTCGCCTGCATTTCATCCAGTTGGCGATCGACGGATTTTTGGCGATCGCTCATGGCATCCATTACCCGCTGCTGATACTGCTCTAGCTGGGCTTCCAGATTGTCTCGCAGGGTCTCAAAGTACGGAGCAAACTCTTCCCGCAGCTTATCCAGGTCGGCCAGAGTGCGATCGCGGGTCGTCTCCACTGCCGTCGTCAGTTCCTGCATCTGGGCCGCAAAGTCGGTAGAAGAGGCCGCCATTGTGGACAACGTATCGCCCTTGGTCGCGGCAACCTCATCGGCCATGGCCTTTAGCTGCTGCTGAAAATCCTGCGCATTAGCCTGCACGGCAGCAAGCACAGCCGCCGTTTGCTCAGCGGTATCAGTATCAATGCTGGCGGCCCGCCCTTCCATACGCTGTTTAATCAGACTGGCCTGTTCTTCAACATTGCTTTCTAAATCTGCCAAGGTTTTAGAGAGCAGGGTTACCTGCTTTTCCCAATCTTCCAGCGTATTCGCTTTGGAATCATTAACTTCAGAGAGGGCCTGATTCAGCACGCGGCGCTTTTCGTTCAGCAGATCCTTAAAGGCTTCGGCATCTTGCTCGATATCGTCGCTAATGTCTTCCGCGTCTTTCAGCACGTTATTCAGTTCGCGGGTCGCCGTGCGAATCTTGTGCTCCAGATCGGACATTTGATTGAGCTGGGTGCGGACAGCAGTCGCCACCTCTTGCACGACCGAACGGCGCAAAAACCACAGCATCGCCACCCCTAACACCAGCAGCAGCGCCAATGCCGTCAGCAAAATCGCGACGAGGGTGGTCGCGCGAGTAAAGGCCAAGTTCGCCTCTTGCTGCAGCCGTTCGAGTTCGGCCTGTTCGTCAGCGGTGGAACTTTGAGCGATCGCCGGAGCCGGAGCCAGGGTCAAGGTCGCAGTGGGAACAATGCCGCCCCCTACCAGGCACAGCGCCACCAACACACTGTCACGCAATAACTCGGTTAAGGAAAAGGTAAAACGATGCCGCATCGGTCTCGCGATCACACTCTAGGAAAGGCTTCGTTTAAGGATACTCAAAGTACCCCCCAACGATACGCCTAGCATACCGTGAAGCTTTGACCGACAGCGCAGCATCCATCGCCGGGAAACCTTGGACATGACATCGCAAGTGGGTCAGATCTTTACAGGCGATGAAACCGCGCGATCGCTCCCTGACAAGCCTCCCAGCTTGAGGAGAAACACAAGCAGTCCAGTCAGCAATCAGCGTCCCCAATTTACCAACTCAATCTGGATAATTAAGCTTGGCGCTGATTGCGATGTTTCCACGCAAGGCTAAGGATTTGGCCCCATGTGCGATTCACCCGTTTGGGCGTGCATTGCAGCAATTCCGACAATTCGCCCGCATCCATTTCCTGCTGCCCTGCGCGGACTTGCGTGCGCCGCAGTTGCAAAAGTTGCTGCTGTAGCGGATTAAGGGTCGCCACAAAGCTATCCCACTCATCCGACGAGAGGCCGAGATTATGCTCCAAGTCGATGCCCAACCATTGATGCACCATCTGCCAGTTGTGGACTTGGGCAAATTTTTCAACGTGATATTTAAAGCGCTGTTGCAGGTAGTCGCGTTGACGCGCAGTTAAGTCGAGAATTTCGTCAATTTCCGCCGCTGGGAGATCTTGCAGCCGCAGCACAAAATAGTCGATGCAGTCAGGCTGATCTTGCTCTTCCAAATATTCAATCAGCTCTTGAATGATGCGATCGCGCAACACCTGATCCGCCGGATCTTCAGCTTCGGTCACCATTTGCTCACGCACCTGTTGCAGTGCGGGCGAGCGGTTTTGACTCTCCATCTCGTCTGACCGCGCCGATTCCATGGCCCGCTCAATATCGACGGACGTTTCATCGGGCTGTCTGCGGGCAAAGGTCTGCGCTCGCAAGACGATGATCTGCTGATTCACCGCACCAGGAATGGTGATGCGCCGCTTGGCATACTGTTCACAAAAGGTCATGTATTCCGACAGTTGCAGCCGCGTCTTGGGGGAGTAGTCGTCAGCCACGTCGTTCTCCCGCCGAAAGGCTTTCAGCGCTTCAATATAAAATCCTTGTAAAAAGTCTTCGAGCAGGGTGTAGCGCCCTTCAAATCCCAGTCGGGCCTGACGGGGTGCGATGTAGCGATAAGCGATCGCACTCAGGGTACTGTGCAGCTCCACTCGGCCCCGCTGCGAACCCAAGTTGAAATATTTAAGACATTTAGTAATGCGATGACGGGCCAGCGATCGCTGCCAGTGCACCACCTCACCCGAAGATTGGATGCGGCGGCTCATGCGGCAAATGCGATCGACTTCGCTAGCAATCCGGGTCGCCACTTGTTTAAGGCTGCTGACCCGTTCCGGCAGTTCGCGCCGAAATTCCACCATAATCCAATCGATAAATGCCGGATCGGGAGGCGGGGGCGCAGGCGGTTCTGAGGCAGCGGCAGGGGCTGTCGTCGTTGAAGTAACGACCTCTCCGTGACCCACAGCTAAGTTGCGAGTCGTCGATTGATCGGCAGACGGCTGAGATTGTTGCGCACACAGGGGTGCATTAGAAATAGAAGATATTGAGCGAATCATAAGCTTGGGTAGTGCACAGAACAGAGTTGGGCGATCGCCTGCCAGCAGAGCAATCATCAACCCTTGAGAAGTAACCCTACTTTATCTAGAGTGCCCAAATCGGTGGCGTAATCATGTGGCACTCTTTGCATCTGTGCCAGTTGAGTGGACATTTGAACTCAGTGTTGTTGAGGAAAGCGCGTCGTCTCTAACAGCGAAATCCGTTCAAAACAAAGGGCTACAGGCCACTTAGCATCAGTAAAATTGCAGAAGATCCGGCAAAGGAGCGATCGCTGACTCCAGAGACAATCAACACAGTGGTCACCCCCTTCCGGAATCCAGTTTCATAACGGTGAATAGTCGGATTTCTCAAACTGACCTCGTATTCGCGAGCCCCGTTGTGCCCGGTAGCGAGCCGCTGAGAAGGCTGTTACAACTTATTTCACTCCCCATCTCTGGGGTTAGCCTCTAGAAATGGCCATGACGCACGCCTAACCACGAATAGCTTCAGCAGGCATTCACGCATCCACCCAGCTACCCAACCACGCGCCTTGACCAGGATTGCTATTGCTGGACGCCTTATCCCGCTTTGACGGCTTGTCCGAGCTCTTTACAAAAGGCTTCTAGGTCGGTCAGCCCAGCTTGCGGATCATCAGTGTTGGCTAGACGCTTCACAAAAGCGCTGCCCACGACTACGCCATCAGCTCCCCAAGAGCGTAATTGCGCTGCCTGCTCTGGTTGAGATACACCAAAGCCCACGGCTACGGGCTTATCCGTCAAACTGTGCAACTCGTCCAGCAGTTCTTTGACCCGACTCTGAATCTCCGTGCGCATGCCGGTGACGCCGGTGACGCTGACCAAATAAATGAAGCCTTGGGACTTTTCGGCGATCGCCTGAATCCGTTCTTTAGGACTTGTGGGTGCCACTAACAAAATGACCTCAATGCCGTGCTGAGTCGCCGACTCCAACACGCCACTCACTTCTTCTAACGGTAAGTCAGGGACCACCAGGCCCTTGGCTCCGGCAGCCGCAATGTCTTGAAAGAAGGTATCGATGCCCCGATTCAAAATCGGATTGTAGTAAGTGAACAGAATAATGGGGGCTTGCAGTTCGGGGGAGACGGTTTTGACCAGTTCCAGCACGTCATCTAGCGTCGTCCCTTTTTGTAGAGCGCGCGTCGCTGCCGCCTGAATCACAGGTCCGTCCGCTAACGGATCAGAGTAGGGGACACCCAATTCCAAAAAGTCAGCGCCATTGCTATCCAACGTTTTGAGGGCAGCAGCCGTCGTTGCCAGATCAGGGTCACCTGCCGTCACAAAGGGAATCAGAGCACATTGCTGGCGATCGCGGAGTGCCTGGAACTGCTCAGAAACCGACTTCATACCCTCATCCTCTCAACGCTAGACCGTTCATCAACCCATACAGCAATCTAGGGCAAGACGGAGCCCGAGTCTACTGGTCAGCGCCCCATTCAACTGTCGGGAGCAGCGGAGTTCGCTGCTTCATCTGCTTCAGCCGATTTTTCGGCAGCAATTTCAGCTTCTAAAGCCGCTAGCTGTTCGGGCGTCATTTCTTCCAGACGCTTTTGCAAGACGGCATTTTCATAATCGCGGAGCTGTTGGCCATAGGTCATATCGCTCGTGACGACGCGAAATAAGTAGGTCGCCACCCATCCGAGCAGCCCCGTCACAAAGATCAGTTGGCTCCAAACACCGGCTGAAAGGCCGTCAAAACCAGCGATACGAAACCCGACGTACAGTCCGCCGCCGAGTAAAAAGACTCCTAAGCCAATGCCGATGACGTCAATTCTGCGCATACTCTCCAGGGGTGCGATCGCTTGTTTGCATTTTAAGCATTGGGCGCGACGGACCGTTGCTAGATCGCGCCTTGGCTGAAGCCGGTAACAAACCAGCTCTAGTCCTGTGTCGCCTGCTGGGCAATATCGCCGAGCACCTGACCGATGCGATCGATCACCATCTCGCAACCCGTCAAGTCGTGCCGCGCATTGAGATATTGGGGGTCGTTGTAAGTGAGCCAGACTTGGTCATCAGCATCCTGCCAGACGAGCATCTTTTGGGGTAGGTCGATCGCGACTGATTGGTTGCATTGCATCAGCGGTGTCCCCACTGCCGGATTGCCAAAGATAAACAGGGTCGTGGGCCGCAGATCTTTGCCGACAGAGGCCGCGTTTTGCGCGTGATCGATGCGGGCAAAGACATTGAGACGGCGTTCTGCGAATAAGGCCGCCAGGCGATCGCTGGTTTCCTCAACGCTAAACTCGCTACTGACCTGAATCAAGCCGGTTTCTGTCATAGAGGATTGAGCTGCTACAGGAACATTCACGGTCGCGATCGTGCCACAGAACAGTATCGCCGTCGCCATCCATCCCAAGAAAAATTTTTGCCGAGTCATCACCAAGCTCTTTGCGCTAAGACACAGCCATCATAGGAGATGACGCATGTTGGATGGTTGAGATGGTCGGACAGCAGCAGGTTCAGGACGTATGACTAAGGCGGCATATGCCCCCGAATGAGCCCCGTCGAGAGGTGATGCGGCTCCGGTCATTCCTTAAGGATTCTGAAAATTCCGGGGCGACTCCAGCGGGCGTCAGTATCTTGAACAGCAAAATCCACTTTGTTACTTGCCTATGACCATCTCGCCAGATATGTCGTGGCCTCGCCGCCCCATGGCGATCGCCCCAGAATATCTCGAAGCCTACGCCGAAGCCGATGCCCAAACCGGGCAACCGAACCCGCGATTTAAACAGTCCAAAATCTATACCCATCGTTATCTCGCGGTGCGGACACGACTGATCGATTTCGAAGCGCTGACCGATACCGAACTCGACCTGATGATTTTCTAAGGTTGTTTTGAAAGAGCCCTATTGGGAGCGGCGATCGCTTGTCCCGCCAACCACCCTGTCGTCCACGCACTTTGAAAGTTAAAGCCCCCAGTCACACCATCAATATCCAGCACTTCGCCCGCCAAATACAGTCCCTGACAGCGGCGACTCGCCATCGTTTTGAAATCCACTTCCGACAGTTTCACCCCGCCACACGTGACAAATTCGTCTTTAAACACCCCTTTGCCTTGAATGGTGAAATGCCCCCGGGCGATCGCGTCCACTAACTGATTCACGGTCTTTTTGGATAAGTTCGCCCACGTGACGGCATCATCCACCCCAACCTGCTGCAACCAATAACGCCATAGTCGTTTGGGCAGGTCAAACGGGCAGTGATTCGCGATCGCCCGCTTCGGTACTGTTTGCTTAGCGGCCAACAAGTCCTGCCGCACCTGTTCCGCATTACGGGACGGCAACCAGTTCACCTGCAACGTGGCTTGATAGCGGGCGTCGTGCAATAGTCGGGCACCCCAAGCCGACAACTTCAACACAGCGGGACCACTCAGTCCCCAATGGGTAATCAACAAAGGACCCGTCTGCGTCAGCGGCTTCGCCCCTGGCACCATCAGCTTGGCCTCGACCGGATCGACCGCCACCCCCGCCAGTTCCCGTAGGGCACGATCAGGAATATTGAACGTAAACAGTGAGGGCACTGGCGGCACGATAGTGTGACCGAGGCTAGCCGCCAAACGATGGCCCTGGGGATTGCTACCCGTCGCCAGCAAGAGGCGATCGCTGGTCAACGTTTCACCCGCTTTCAGTTCCACGACAAAGGTCTCACCCACCTGCCGCACCGCCTTCACCATCGCCTGCGTCCGCAGCGTCACCCCGACCCGTCGCGTCTCCCGCATCAAACAATCCACAATCGTGCCGGAATCATCCGTGGTGGGAAACATGCGCCCATCCGCTTCCGTTTTGAGCCGGACCCCGCGTCGCCGATACCAGGCCACCGTATCCTGTGGCTGAAATCGCGTGAATGCGCCGCGAAGGGCTCGCCCCCCCCGGGGATAATGCTGCACCAATAGAGCGGGATCGAAACAGTGGTGAGTCACATTGCAGCGCCCGCCACCAGATATGCGCACCTTACTCAACGGCTGTGCCCCGGCTTCTAGCAGGGTCACTTGCACCTCTGGGTTCGCTTCTGCCGCTGCGATCGCACCAAAAAAACCCGCTGCGCCCCCGCCAATCACCGTCACTCTGAGTCGCTGTGCCATGCCCCCTCCTCATCCGCACACCTCATCTTGTCACACCCCACTTTGCCACCCCAGCCCCCTCACACCCGGCCCCCACTATCCCCCGATCCCCTCCTCTGATAGACTGAAAAACTGAGATCGCTCTGGTCAGACCCACGTAATGTCGGGAGTTTTGGAGGATATAAGTCTTGTTAGAAACCACACTGGGTTTAGAAATTATTGAAGTTGTCGAGAAAGCCGCGATCGCGTCGGCTCGCTGGATGGGTAAAGGCGAAAAAGATACTGCCGACCAAGTGGCTGTAGAGGCCATGCGTGAGCGCATGAACCAGATTCACATGCGGGGTCGCATCGTGATTGGTGAAGGTGAGCGGGATGATGCGCCCATGCTCTACATCGGTGAAGAAGTGGGTATCTGCACCCAACCCGACGCCAAGAACTACTGTAATCCCGATGAACTGATCGAAATTGACATTGCCGTTGACCCCTGTGAGGGCACCAACCTGTGTGCTTACGGACAACCCGGTTCCATGGCAGTGCTCGCCATTTCGGAAAAAGGCGGCCTGTTCCACGCCCCTGACTTCTACATGAACAAATTAGCTGCACCTCCAGCGGCTAAAGGTAAAGTCGATATTCGCAAATCCCCCACTGAGAACCTCAAGATTTTGGCTGAGTGTTTGGATCGCTCCATCGACGAGTTAGTCGTGGTGGTGATGAAGCGTGAGCGCCACAATGAGCTGATCAAAGAAATTCGTGAAGCGGGTGCTCGCGTCCGTCTCATTAGCGATGGGGATGTTTCGGCCGCGATTTCCTGTGGTTTCTCCGGCACTAACACCCATGCGCTCATGGGTATTGGGGCGGCTCCCGAGGGCGTGATTTCGGCAGCAGCGATGCGGGCCATTGGGGGTCACTTCCAAGGCCAACTCATCTACGATCCGGCTGTGGTGAAAACCGGTTTGATCGGGGAGAGCAAAGAGTCCAACATCGCTCGTCTCAAAGAAATGGGGATCACCGATCCTGACAAGGTTTATGACGCCTCCGAACTCGCTTGTGGTGAAACGGTGCTGTTTGCCGGCTGTGGCATCACCCCTGGCAACCTGATGGAAGGGGTCCGCTTCTTCCACGGGGGGGCTCGCACTCAGAGCTTGGTGATTTCTAGCCAGTCCCAAACGGCTCGCTTTGTTGACACCATCCACATGTTTGAAGAGCCCAAAGTCATTCAGGTGAAGTAAGCGTCAGCTACTAGCCAAGTGGCTACTCTAGCGCCGAGCCCTTGGGTATTCAAAAAGCCAGAGATGAGTCGACTCATCCCTGGCTTTTTGGTGCTTGCAGTGGTTGCAGCAAAGGGGGCGATCGCCCATCATACCGGCGAAAATTTGATGGATTTTTGTTGAGTTTTCTTGAGTCCGACCCCGATTATTCTTTACCTTCAAAGAGCTGGCAAATAAGCAAAACGCTTTTGAGCTTTACGTTTGCCGATTAGGCTACTCATTTTCATTTAACGAATAACAAACTGATTTCGTTGGGAGGACGCATGAATATTGCTGTCGTGGGCTTGAGCCATAAAACGGCCCCGGTTGAAGTACGGGAAAAACTTAGTATCCCCACCCCGCAGGCAGGTGAGGCGATCGCTCAGCTCCTCAGCTATCCCCACATCGAAGAAGTCTCGATCCTCAGCACTTGTAACCGCCTAGAGATTCACATCGCCACCAGTCAGGCCGATCAGGGCGTGCGCGAAGTGATCCAGTTCCTGGCTGACTACGGCAAAGTGAACCTGAACGAGCTCCGCGAGCATTTATTTATCCTGCTTCACCAAGATGCCGTCATGCACCTGTTCCGCGTGGCTGCGGGCCTTGACAGTCTGGTGTTGGGCGAGGGACAAATTTTGTCTCAGGTGAAACATGCCCACAAGCTCGGACAACAGCATAAAGGGGTCAGCCGCATTCTCAATCGCTTGCTGAAACAGGCCATTACCGCTGGCAAGCGGGTCCGCACTGAGACCAGTATCGGGACGGGGGCTGTTTCCATTAGCTCTGCGGCGGCCGAACTCGCCAAAATGAAGCGCCCCGACCTGGAAGAGTGTCGCATCAGCATTTTAGGGGCCGGTAAAATGGCTCGGTTGCTGGTTCAGCACTTGCTCTCTAAGGACTCCTGTCAAATCACCATTCTCAACCGCACCATCGAGCGGGCCGATGAGCTCGCTGCTCAGTTCAACGGTGCGGACATCCAGACCGGCACCCTCGACATCATGATGGAGACGGTCTGTAACTCGGATGTCGTCTTCACCTGCACTTCGGCCACCGAACCCATCTTGGATAAGGCCAAGCTGACTGACGCTCTGGTGTCGAAGCGATCGCTGATGCTATTCGATATTTCCGTCCCCCGCAACGTCCACACCGACGTGAATGAGTTAGACAACGTTGCGGCCTTTAATGTCGATGACTTGAAAGCGGTTGTCGCGCAAAATCAGGAGAGCCGCCGGCAAATGGCGATGGAAGCTGAAGCACTGCTCGAAGAGGAACTGGAAGCCTTTATGGATTGGTGGCGATCGCTCGACACCGTCTTCACCATCAGCAGCCTGCGCAGCAAAGTCGAAACCATCCGCGAACAAGAGCTGGAAAAAGCCCTATCTCGTTTAGGCGAAGAGTTTGGCAGCAAAAAACAGCGGGAAGTGATCGAAGCGTTGACCCGAGGCATCGTCAACAAAATCCTCCACGACCCCATGGTGCAGCTGCGAGCCCAGCGGGATATTGAAGCGCGGAAGCAAGCCATGACAACCTTGCACACACTCTTTGACCTCGAACCTCTCTCAAACGAAAAGTTCGGCTAAACATCTGGCGGCAACCTGACACTAACTAAACTAATGTGGGCAGACAGCTAAACAATGTCTGTCCACATCGTCTAGCTTTACACTGATTCAACCCGAGCGAAAAAACTAGTCGGGAGAAATCCATTACTTAGACGCATCGATTGCTAAAACGGTCAACAGCTTTAGCCAAATATCTGATGTAAAAACTTTGAAAGCGGGTAACGCGATTCGAACGCGCGACATTCACCTTGGCAAGGTGACGCTCTACCACTGAGCTATACCCGCATATGCCTTTCAGGCGTTTAATCAATATCTCAAACAGCGATTCCTTTGTCAACATT
It encodes:
- a CDS encoding tetratricopeptide repeat protein, which produces MRHRFTFSLTELLRDSVLVALCLVGGGIVPTATLTLAPAPAIAQSSTADEQAELERLQQEANLAFTRATTLVAILLTALALLLVLGVAMLWFLRRSVVQEVATAVRTQLNQMSDLEHKIRTATRELNNVLKDAEDISDDIEQDAEAFKDLLNEKRRVLNQALSEVNDSKANTLEDWEKQVTLLSKTLADLESNVEEQASLIKQRMEGRAASIDTDTAEQTAAVLAAVQANAQDFQQQLKAMADEVAATKGDTLSTMAASSTDFAAQMQELTTAVETTRDRTLADLDKLREEFAPYFETLRDNLEAQLEQYQQRVMDAMSDRQKSVDRQLDEMQASTLGHRDLALQTMERSIQDFEEQFRQIKDEVLAQRANTLSDLRRSLDDFLGQFSNYQGEIDAGKAQILADMQQSADEFLNRFTALQDEVDEQKSDALGQLTGSADEFRRQLSDMLADLDENKTVTWESVQQTATELSETLKQLQGESRDRATVALESLVRMEDEVGRQMNEVRDVIFDRRDRMLDKLDGFDQRLTEHVSALESESATRQEQARQRLTEIETDFSNQLTELQKDIAAGRTDVIADLEEVKRTVQERLITLQAEAQGEKEAIMRRLGELAPEYVANSFMATTQQQLETVSGLVQRLRDNRPNLFLSAEERIEAANQYLADENYAAALEQYTEALTIQPENAEVWLNQALALVGLDRQEEAIAAFDQVLELVPDQIAAQFQKGQALKELKRYEEALEAFDKVLMLNPDDAKAWVNRGMVLGRLRRREEAIAAFDKALTIKPDYQEAWVNRGVSYGVLQQHTEAFQSFDKATEIQANDAVAWLNRGLAALELERFEEALSSFDKATRFNPQAPKAWDNQGLALMKLGRDEEALTSFDRALDIDPDYAKALYHKALCYTMQREYDVALENLQLAVRLDPNLRADAQMEDTFADLRNDDWFRELVGL
- the trpA gene encoding tryptophan synthase subunit alpha is translated as MKSVSEQFQALRDRQQCALIPFVTAGDPDLATTAAALKTLDSNGADFLELGVPYSDPLADGPVIQAAATRALQKGTTLDDVLELVKTVSPELQAPIILFTYYNPILNRGIDTFFQDIAAAGAKGLVVPDLPLEEVSGVLESATQHGIEVILLVAPTSPKERIQAIAEKSQGFIYLVSVTGVTGMRTEIQSRVKELLDELHSLTDKPVAVGFGVSQPEQAAQLRSWGADGVVVGSAFVKRLANTDDPQAGLTDLEAFCKELGQAVKAG
- a CDS encoding DUF3007 family protein; protein product: MRRIDVIGIGLGVFLLGGGLYVGFRIAGFDGLSAGVWSQLIFVTGLLGWVATYLFRVVTSDMTYGQQLRDYENAVLQKRLEEMTPEQLAALEAEIAAEKSAEADEAANSAAPDS
- a CDS encoding DUF302 domain-containing protein, with protein sequence MTRQKFFLGWMATAILFCGTIATVNVPVAAQSSMTETGLIQVSSEFSVEETSDRLAALFAERRLNVFARIDHAQNAASVGKDLRPTTLFIFGNPAVGTPLMQCNQSVAIDLPQKMLVWQDADDQVWLTYNDPQYLNARHDLTGCEMVIDRIGQVLGDIAQQATQD
- a CDS encoding NAD(P)/FAD-dependent oxidoreductase yields the protein MAQRLRVTVIGGGAAGFFGAIAAAEANPEVQVTLLEAGAQPLSKVRISGGGRCNVTHHCFDPALLVQHYPRGGRALRGAFTRFQPQDTVAWYRRRGVRLKTEADGRMFPTTDDSGTIVDCLMRETRRVGVTLRTQAMVKAVRQVGETFVVELKAGETLTSDRLLLATGSNPQGHRLAASLGHTIVPPVPSLFTFNIPDRALRELAGVAVDPVEAKLMVPGAKPLTQTGPLLITHWGLSGPAVLKLSAWGARLLHDARYQATLQVNWLPSRNAEQVRQDLLAAKQTVPKRAIANHCPFDLPKRLWRYWLQQVGVDDAVTWANLSKKTVNQLVDAIARGHFTIQGKGVFKDEFVTCGGVKLSEVDFKTMASRRCQGLYLAGEVLDIDGVTGGFNFQSAWTTGWLAGQAIAAPNRALSKQP
- the glpX gene encoding class II fructose-bisphosphatase; its protein translation is MLETTLGLEIIEVVEKAAIASARWMGKGEKDTADQVAVEAMRERMNQIHMRGRIVIGEGERDDAPMLYIGEEVGICTQPDAKNYCNPDELIEIDIAVDPCEGTNLCAYGQPGSMAVLAISEKGGLFHAPDFYMNKLAAPPAAKGKVDIRKSPTENLKILAECLDRSIDELVVVVMKRERHNELIKEIREAGARVRLISDGDVSAAISCGFSGTNTHALMGIGAAPEGVISAAAMRAIGGHFQGQLIYDPAVVKTGLIGESKESNIARLKEMGITDPDKVYDASELACGETVLFAGCGITPGNLMEGVRFFHGGARTQSLVISSQSQTARFVDTIHMFEEPKVIQVK
- a CDS encoding glutamyl-tRNA reductase, with amino-acid sequence MNIAVVGLSHKTAPVEVREKLSIPTPQAGEAIAQLLSYPHIEEVSILSTCNRLEIHIATSQADQGVREVIQFLADYGKVNLNELREHLFILLHQDAVMHLFRVAAGLDSLVLGEGQILSQVKHAHKLGQQHKGVSRILNRLLKQAITAGKRVRTETSIGTGAVSISSAAAELAKMKRPDLEECRISILGAGKMARLLVQHLLSKDSCQITILNRTIERADELAAQFNGADIQTGTLDIMMETVCNSDVVFTCTSATEPILDKAKLTDALVSKRSLMLFDISVPRNVHTDVNELDNVAAFNVDDLKAVVAQNQESRRQMAMEAEALLEEELEAFMDWWRSLDTVFTISSLRSKVETIREQELEKALSRLGEEFGSKKQREVIEALTRGIVNKILHDPMVQLRAQRDIEARKQAMTTLHTLFDLEPLSNEKFG